The region acaagtaaagagacttgccggtaacgagattgaactaggtattgagataccgacgatcgaatctcaggcaagtaacataccgatgacaaagggaacaacgtatatagttatgcagtttgatcgataaagatcttcgtagaatatgtgggaaccaatatgagcatccaggttccactattggttattgaccggagacgtgtctcggtcatgtctacatagttctcgaacccgtagggtctgcacgcttaaagttcggtgacgatcgatattatgagtttttgtgttttgatgcaccgaaggtagttcggagtatcggatatgatcatggacatgaagaggagtctcgaaatggtcgagacataaagattgatatattggatgactatgttcgaacACTGGAAGTGTTTCCGAGGGTttcggacatttaccggagtaccggggggttaccggaacccctcagggagtatattgggcctaatggccttggtgggagaagaggaggggcgaccagggcagccgcgcgccctctccccctctagtccgaattggacatggAAGGGGGGGCCtccttctttccttctcctcctctctcccttccttcccttctcctactccaacaaggaaaggagagtcctactcccggtgggagtaggactccccccttggcgcgccctccttgaccggtcgcctctcccccttgctcctttatatacgggggcagggggcacctctagacacacaagttgatctgttgatctctcccaaccNNNNNNNNNNNNNNNNNNNNNNNNNNNNNNNNNNNNNNNNNNNNNNNNNNNNNNNNNNNNNNNNNNNNNNNNNNNNNNNNNNNNNNNNNNNNNNNNNNNNNNNNNNNNNNNNNNNNNNNNNNNNNNNNNNNNNNNNNNNNNNNNNNNNNNNNNNNNNNNNNNNNNNNNNNNNNNNNNNNNNNNNNNNNNNNNNNNNNNNNNNNNNNNNNNNNNNNNNNNNNNNNNtccacctcggtaatatcgtagcggtgcttaggcgaagccctgcgttggtagcatcatcaacaccgtcatcatgtcgttatgctgacggaactctcccgcaaagctctgctggatcggagttcgtgggacgtcatcgagctgaacgtgtgctgaactcggaggtgccgtacgttcgatacttggatcggtcggatcgtgaagacgtacgactacatcaaccatgttgtgctaacgcttccgctttcggtctacgagggtacgtgaacaacactctcccctctcgttgctatgcatcaccatgatcttgcatgtgcgtaggaaattttttgaaattactacgttccccaacacatggatgtacgatagcaccacctatcggaatgcGACAaacatctccgtgtctacattgcgtttgctccctccaatctCCTCCACTTACCCTCATATGTAATGATTTACATTCagttgctatactcttagaattgcatgtgtaggttgattgcttgacttgttttaagttgctaaaatctgccaagacttaaaattgagaaaatgctagatttttatttggtcaagtagtctaatcacccccctctagacatactttcagtcCTACAACTTCCCAATTTCTTCAAGGTGCGGAGATGTGCGATGATCGGATGAAAATCGTGCATGGCTTTTGCCGGGCCGACGGTGATGCCACCCGTGGGTGTCGTTTCCCTCCTTGGAGGCATTGTCGCGGTGTGTTTGACATTTCCCTTGCTCGGCTGGAGTTGGTTGTTGTCTCCGGGCAAAAGCCTCGATTCGGTAGGACCGACATGATGGCGGCGTCCTCGACGTCGCTCCTCTGTTGGGAGCATCGTGTTTGGATACACGGCTTGGTTCCTCATTGCTTTCCTCCGGTGTTCGCCGTGGTCCTGTTTTGATCTTCGGTGGCGCTATGTACGACCATCGCCAGTGTGTCCAAGACGGTGACTTCCTCGGAGCTGATCAAGTCCTGCCATTCACTTGCCATCTCCTCTTAGGCATTCAGGGTATGGTGCATTGACAAGCAAAGTTCAGTGGGAGCTGGTGGTCTTCAGAGGAGCCTGGCGTTGGTCGAGACGCGGCGTTGGTCTTAGTTAGAGCAGGTGCCTTTGCTTTGTAGTTTTGTTTAGCTGTTGGTGGTTGTATTGGTCTTATCTGAGTGTGTTGTTCGTGCTACCCTCATTGTTCATAACGAGTGGTAGTATTTTTGTACTTGCAATTCTGCCTTCTATAAACCTAGAGTACGTCTAGTCATACTCTCTTAGAGAGAAAAATTCATCCAAAAGCTTAATCTGATGAGAAAGATGGGCTATGCATCACGTCAACAATAAGAACATTTTTGTTTTGTCCGACTCGTTCGTCGAGTGCGCCCAGATTTTTATGGTGATTCAGAAAACTAGTGTATTTGGAGCGCATAGGATATTCTGCAATGGCTTTGGCTTCAGAATTGGCGAACGTTGATTTGCGCTAGGGGCTGCTAGTGCTAGGAGCTACAAAGAGACAGACAATGGAGGCCGGTCGAGGACAGTGACCTCGCCGGGCCGTAGACTAGGGTAGGAAAAAGGAGGCACGTCAAACGTCATAGGAGATGGCCGGCGCAATAGCGTCAGCAGCCGCGGGCATGGCAAGATGCCAGTGCTGGACGGCGAATGAAAGGTGGATATCGGCAGGAAGGTGGGTTTAAAACGGATTGCGGTTGCGGTCCACGGGCATGACAATTTAACCCTTACAGACGCTTCCACCTTGGAAGATATTTGGACTCGACTATCTCTGGATTCCAGCGTGCACACGGCTGTAACACGTGCGAGTGCCACAAGATAAATAATCTTTTTAGCAAAAAGCGAACATTCACTATAGTTGAGTACCGTAACAGTCAGTAAACACGACCCTTGCAAACATGCCTGTTGCACAAGAACGGCTGAGAAAATCTTCAGGGTATTTATCTAGCCTAACAGGGATTTTTTGTCCAGCTGGATCATTGTTCTATCAAAGTCCAAAAATGGCATATCATCAAACCTTCAAACTATTCTGAAGGCTCCAGAGGCactttcatcaggaaagctataggAATATATCAGGCCAAGACGATCATCTTCTCTATCGTTCACTCGTGCTGCTTCCTTTCTTGAACGCTGTAAGGTTCCTTTTGAGAGACTTAACAGCAGATAACATTTGTAGCTTCTCCGTGGACGCCCCGGCATGTTTCTGCTTGATGTTCCTAGTCGATGCATCATCAGGTGGCAATGTACTCCCCGGAGCTGACTCCTCCACAGGAGGTTCACTATCCAATGTGCCTGCATGCACGCCTTTCTTCCCAGCTTGCTTTCGTTTGAAGTCGGCACTCCTGTACAAAACCATTCAAATTCAGCATGAATTACACTAGTTCAGGTCAAGCATATTATACTGTACATTAGTAAGATGGGTAAATCAAGGTAATGGATGCTGGTAGTACCTTTTGTACTGGGGATCAGTAGGATCCAGCGCAAACAGATGAGACGTGAACATGGGATCAAACCTCTTGTCATTGCTAAGATCTATATGAGGATGTTTGTCCTCGACAGAATCCTTGCCCTTCTTTCCCTTTTTACTCTTGCGTTTTATGTTAAAGCCCTTTGCACCATTGCCTGCATCCTGATCAGCAACCAAGAGCTCCAACTCTTCTTTAGTTGCTTCTGGTTCGAAATGTTCCTCTGGAAGCTTGTCCtttcctttccctttttctttACCTTTGGCCTTCACCTTCTGCTTCTTCATTGGCTTAACGTCTTCATCAGACTTTTCATCCTCAAAgaaatcatcatcttcatcagcaccatcttcgttgctattgtcatcatcatcatcatccttcgACGACCTCTTCCTAGCTTTCCGCTTTTCCTTCATTTTTTCTTGGTGCATCTCCCAGACAGTCTTCTTCTCGCTGCTCTTCCTCTCAAGGATACGTTTGCTAAGGTCCTCAAGTTCCGTGTTGAATGTTATCTCCATGTCCTGATCATCACTTTGTTCCTCATCCGATTTATCTCCTTCTAGTAAAAGAGCCAACCGTTCCTTATTTGTTAACTTCCTTTTTGCTACTCCATTTGGTCGAGGCTCGTCACCAGAATCATCTACATCATCATCTGACTCACTATCACTCGCTAAAAATACACCAAGGTCATCTAACTGcgtcaaaaaaaaaagagaagacgtTATAAGATGTCAaatcaaagaaaaaaaatagaaggacAAGAAACAatgacatatactccctccgttcctaaatataggtctttctagagatttcaacaagtgactacatacagagcaaaatgagtgaatctacactttaaaatatgtctatatacatccgtatgtggtagtccatttgaaatctctaaaaagacttatactccctctgttcctttatataaggtgtatttgttttttcaaaagtcaaacgagtgcaagtttgaccaagtttttagaaaaatatatcaatatccacaatatgaaatttatatcatttgatcgATCATGAaaggtagtttcatattttatctattagGTATTGCAGATGTTTCTATTTtgttctataatcttggtcaaactttcaaatggttgacttgcacggaaacctatacaccttatattctggaacggagggagtagattgaaAGTTTTCATGAGAAGGAAAGGGTAGAAAATGCATGTCATCAACATAATTCACAACTGTTCCAAGAAGATTAAAAAAAATACAAGAGCTAAGTAATAGAGCtgagggcaggcctggcgcagtggtgaagtcctccccacttgtgccaagaggtcctgggttcgaaccagcctctctgcattgcactttgcaggggtaagactaggttcctataatccctccccagaccccaccttgtgtgggagcttctatgcactgggtctgtcctttagCTAAGTAATAGAGCTAACCTGTTCATCGTTGAACTTCCGCCTCAGTTTCTTCTTACGCTCTGGCTCATCATCATCCCATGTGAGCTTAACTTTGCTGTGTTGCAAAGCACGAGTCTCAAAATCAGGCTCCTTGTAATTCGGAGGTGCCTGCATGGAGTCAAACAAATTATGAACTGAAAATACCACTTAGCGCGAGGGGAAGGCAAGTTGTGCTTAAATAACATCATAACTTATTCAGCCACTTCTGGAAAGGGTAACATTTATGCTGCCAAGTGCGAACAGTTTAATATGAGTACCAACAAATATGGGTGCAGCTACAAGATACCTCTGTAGCCACATCGCGAGCAGGATGTTTGAACTCCATAGAGTCCGAAATAAACTGCAAATCGAACACATTTGCTGTTTTCAAGAACTCGGTACCATCAAGAGTGGTGTATAGGTGATTTGCAGTTGTACTGGAATCACACACCACAACTGCATAGTAGTACCTGCAGCAAGAAACATAATCACAAGAGAACACAATAAGAAACTATTGGAAAGTAACTGTATATGGACTATAGTTCATATAAAAGATGGACAGACAAGGCTATTTGGACATATGCACACAATCCCAAACATGTGAAGTAGAAGCCGCCGTAGTTACAATTACATTAGGATTTGAACATTTTAATATTTCAGTTAATAATATGGAGATTCAGATCATGGTTTTAAAATACATGTTCGAACCCATCTCAGTTAGTCCCAGACAAACAGATAAATAAACATGATGACAATCAGCAAAAAATATCTATGTTTTATTCCTAACCTCAGTCTGTTTAGCTCATAAGTACGCAGCTTGTTGTTCTCAGAATCAGAGTCATGCTCATCTTCTTCGTCATTGTCTTCATCACTGTCATtgtcatcatcttcatcaccgtcattgtCATCTTCAGAGTCATGCTCACGATCTTCTTCGTCATCCTCTTCATCACTGTCACTGTCATTGCCATTATCATTGTCATCTTCCCCACCATCACCATCACTATCACCATGAATACCAAGAAGAGTAGACGGGCCTTGAGTTGTCTCAATGTTCATGCACTCCAGTCCAAATTCTGACGGATATATTGAGACTGATAGAACTCGTCCACCTTTTGGGATGCAAGATGTCATCACCATATACAAGTCCACCGCCTGTTGGAAGGGGCAAAACAAAGGGATAATATCACTGAACTCAAGAAGCAAAACAGAAATTGCTACGAGCAAAAAGAAGGTAAATCCCAATGGGTCGTTTGTATCCTCAGTTCTAGTAAAAGCAGGATTTCATTCAGTTATCAGAATATTAAGTATCAAAGACATTTGTTGGGTTGCCATAAAAATCACAGGAAGTGCTTTAATACTTAACTAAATATTGGACATATTTTAAATGAAAATACAATCATTACAAGTGCATTTGAGTGATGGGGATTAGGGATTTCTTTGGGATGTTTTACTGCTAGATATTTCACCTGTTCTCAACAAAAAAAAAGAATAGAAACATAAACATCTTTAAGCCAAACAAACAGAATCTATGTATCGTACTTCAACCTAACAAACCAGTCACACACTTCGTGGCACGACGTCCTCTACTGAATCTGACTGACTGCTCGTCCGCCATTCCCAGGATGACTTTGTGGAGTGGTGGTAGCAAACCATCCTCCAGATGCCCATTGCCACACGTAAGGGGGCTTAATTGGCAATCATGTTTACGTCgtgttcttttttgtttttttttactcCGGAATTGTTCTATGGTAATTTTCTATTAAAGAAAAGTTCAAATATGTACAAGTAAAGGTAACGAAAAGAACTAAAGAAacctagggtgtgtttggttgtagAACAAAGTAGAATGCAATGTAATGGTTCCATCTCCTTGTTTCATAGAGCTAATGAGATGGAATGGAACGGTTCCGTCTCGGTGTTTGGTTTCCTGTAAATTCAATGCTAATGCTGACAGTAGACATCATTTAGCAACTACTAGTATTAAATTCATATCAACTAGTACTGGTACTAAGCATCATTTCTAAAAGCAATAAATCACCGTGTGCATCTACACACATCTTCGAGCAGGATAGAAGGAAGCGCCGAGGATTTGATTCCTTGCACCTTCACTCAGGTCAAGGCGTCGCCTGGTCAACCCGCTGTCCAAATCAGCCTTCCTTGGTGGGCAGCACCAGCGTAGGTGGTGACGACGGAGAGCTGTGCTCGGGAGGCGGGGTCATCGGGTCATGgcgtggtggaggtggaggagcagCTTGTCAGAGCTCGGGTGGGCGTAGGTCAGAGGTTGACGACAGTGGCTGTTGGGGTCAACCGTAGTGCAGAAagaggcggtggcggaggctggcatGGCAATGACAGTGAGGGAGGAGGCGCCTGCGGAAGCCGGTGATAGAGCTGTGCAGAGGCGAGGTCATGGAGGATTGGCTGTCAGGTGCGCAGAGTGCATGGAGGCACGATCGAGAGGAAGTAGATGCGGGCAGGGAGGCACAACGCCGGCCGGGCGCGAGGAGATGGCGGCTTTGCTGCACGGCGCTGCGGGCGACGTCCATGGCGACCGGGCAGCAAGGTAGAAGTGGGTTTGGGAGCTCCTGTGAGGGAGCCTGCAGGGAGGAGGGCGATGGACGGGCGGCTCGTAGGCCGGCTGG is a window of Triticum dicoccoides isolate Atlit2015 ecotype Zavitan chromosome 2B, WEW_v2.0, whole genome shotgun sequence DNA encoding:
- the LOC119363437 gene encoding pre-rRNA-processing protein ESF1-like, whose product is MAPTADSVDLKGQKKAKKSNSKDERKHRKDKHERPAADEASPRNEAKRKHKGGQEGKEHGKKPKKEKKAGAEAEATGAGAAEVKRGDEKMKRAMEDERFAAARTDPRFRPMRRKEAKVALDSRFNGMLTNPMFASSEAPVDKRGRRRKKGAKENPMLHYYLKQEEGDEKEKEKEKVKLVQKDDDDEVEEEDEQVEEESSSSDDEEEEEEDDECSVGSDIAHYLMARHDDTPMIDKETHRLAVVNMDWDHIKAVDLYMVMTSCIPKGGRVLSVSIYPSEFGLECMNIETTQGPSTLLGIHGDSDGDGGEDDNDNGNDSDSDEEDDEEDREHDSEDDNDGDEDDDNDSDEDNDEEDEHDSDSENNKLRTYELNRLRYYYAVVVCDSSTTANHLYTTLDGTEFLKTANVFDLQFISDSMEFKHPARDVATEAPPNYKEPDFETRALQHSKVKLTWDDDEPERKKKLRRKFNDEQLDDLGVFLASDSESDDDVDDSGDEPRPNGVAKRKLTNKERLALLLEGDKSDEEQSDDQDMEITFNTELEDLSKRILERKSSEKKTVWEMHQEKMKEKRKARKRSSKDDDDDDNSNEDGADEDDDFFEDEKSDEDVKPMKKQKVKAKGKEKGKGKDKLPEEHFEPEATKEELELLVADQDAGNGAKGFNIKRKSKKGKKGKDSVEDKHPHIDLSNDKRFDPMFTSHLFALDPTDPQYKRSADFKRKQAGKKGVHAGTLDSEPPVEESAPGSTLPPDDASTRNIKQKHAGASTEKLQMLSAVKSLKRNLTAFKKGSSTSER